AGGCAGGTTGGCGGATGCCAAGACGGAGCTGGTCCGCAACAGCGCAATCAAGGGCGTGCTGGGGCATTCCGAGTCGGTGAATCGCATTAATGCGGCGAGCGTGGCGGAGGAGCGCGGCATCCGGATTCACGAGGAGAAGGAAGAGGCTGTCTCCGGTGGCGCGGGTTCGGTGTTGACGATCGAATTGCATGCGCGGAGCGGTGAATCGAAGGCGAGCGCCACGGTGCTGCACGGCAAGTATCCGCGCCTGCTTTCCTGCGACGGCATCGATGTTGAGGCCCCACTCGAAGGCACGCTGATCTATATGCGAAATCGCGACGTGCCCGGCGTAATCGGAAGAATCGGAACGATTCTGGGCGAGCACAAGGTGAATATCGCGAACTTTGCTCTGGGCCGCTCCGAGAAATCTGCCGATGGCAAGCCGGTGATCGCGCTTGCGGTGGTGCAGGTGGATGGACCGGTAACGCAGGCGTTGCTGGATGCGTTGCTGGCGGTGGACGCAATCACAGAGGCGCGCTTTGTACGGCTGGGCGACGCATAATGCGCGCCCGGCTACAATAGAAGTAGACCAATATCTGGTCGCCAGGAGTTTCACGTTGCCGCTTTATGAATACCGCTGCAAGAGTTGCGGTCACCAATTCGAGAAGATTCAATCCTTCAGTGCGCCCTATGTGAAGGTTTGTCCGGTATGCAAGGGCGAGGTGGAGCGGCTCATCTCCGCTCCCGCTATACGCTTCAAGGGATCGGGCTTTTACGAGACGGACTACCACAGCAAGACGAGGAACGAATCACACACTTCCTCTCCGAGCCCTGCGGCAACGCCGTCCTCTTCTGCCGCGAGTGATGCGAGTAGCGCAAAACCCGCAGCACCAGGGACGACCAGTTCGTCCAATACGCCTTCCGGCAATAGCTGAGCTGTTCGGAGGATTCAGGGCGCTCGCCAGGTGGGCGCCTGAATCATCTGCGGCGCTATTTGGATTTTTTAGAGGGGACCTTTGCCCCGGCGCGGCGCGCCTCCGACAGGCCGATGGCGATAGCCTGTTTGCGACTTGTCACCTTCTTTCCGCTACGGCCTGACTTCAGCTTGCCTTGCTTCATGGCCTTCATCTCACGTTCGACGCTGGCAGAGGCTTTAGGGCCATACTTCCTGGTAGAGGCTTTCTTTTTCGTGGAAGCTTTCTTCGTAGTGGAAGCTTTCTTTTTGGTGGAGGCTTTCTTCGCGGTGGATGACTTCTTGGCGGTAGATGACTTCTTCTTCGTGCTCTTCGCAGAACTCCGCTTCTTTGTAGTTGCCATGTAGTTTCTCCCCGACTATATGGGAAGCGCAGGGTGCAGCGAAGGTTGTGCAGTGGGAGCAGCGAGCGGGGTTGGAAGGAAGTGAGCCGCAGCGCTTCTATGTCAGGGAAGCGTGGTGGATCTGGCTTCAGTCCACCACGGGACCGGGATTACTTGCGGCCTGCGGGAATTGGATCTGCTCCTGCTGTCGCCGGTTGAATCTCGTCTACATCGACCCATTGCGTGGGATAGACGCCGGTGTAGCATGCCGTGCAGTAGTGATTGCCTTCGCCGCCGTTGCAGGCGTGCTCCAGCCCTTCGAGCGAGAGGTAGGCCAGGGAATCCGCCTCAATAAACTGCCGAATCTCCTCAACGGTGTTATTGGCAGCGATCAGGTCCTTCTTGCTGGGCGTGTCCACGCCATAGAAGCATGGCGAGATGGTGGGAGGGCAACTGATGCGCAGGTGAACCTCTTTTGCTCCCGCGGCGCGGACCATGCGCACGATCTTGCGGCTGGTCGTCCCGCGAATGATGGAGTCATCGACGAGGATGATGCGCTTGCCTTCGAGCAGATTGCGAACCGGGTTGAGCTTAAGCTTGACGCCGAAGTCGCGGACGCGCTGCTCCGGTTCAATGAACGTACGCCCCACATAGTGATTACGGATGAGCCCGAAGCGGAAGGGAATGCCGCTTTCGGCTGCGTATCCAATGGCGGCGGTGACGCCGGAGTCAGGGACGGGGACGACGAGATCGGCAGGTACGCCGGATTCGCGTGAGAGCTGACGCCCCATCTCTTCGCGGCTGTCCTGCACCCAGCGGCCGAAGATGCGGCTATCCGGGCGTGCGAAGTAAACGTGCTCAAAGATGCAACTGGCCTGCGGAGTGCCGGTGGAGTATTGCCGCGAGGTAATTCCATCGCGGGTCACCATGATGAGCTCGCCGGGTTTGACCTCGCGCTCATACTGGGCACGCAGCAGATCGAGCGCGCAGGTCTCCGAGGCAAAGACGATCGTATCCGGGCCTTCAGGATTGCTGATGCGCCCCATGGAGAGCGGGCGGAAGCCATACGGATCGCGGGCGGCGAAGATCCGGTCGCGCGTCATCATGACGATGGAGAAGGCTCCATCCACTTGCCTTAAGGAGTCGGCAATTGCGTCTACGAGGGTATCTTCCGCGGAGTGCGCGATGAGCTGCACGATAATTTCTGAGTCGCTGGTGGTCTGGAAGAAGGCGCCCTCCCGCTCCAGGCGGGTGCGGACCTTTCCAAGATTCACCAGGTTGCCATTGTGCGCGATGGCAATC
This Acidisarcina sp. DNA region includes the following protein-coding sequences:
- the purF gene encoding amidophosphoribosyltransferase, translating into MIESAIDKFADEQENPSDLHFDKLREECGVVAIHGHPDAARQAYLALYALQHRGQESAGIATADYTNLSNIKGMGLVAEIFTEDVLAKLPGEMAIGHTRYSTTGDSALLNAQPIRVDSTKGLIAIAHNGNLVNLGKVRTRLEREGAFFQTTSDSEIIVQLIAHSAEDTLVDAIADSLRQVDGAFSIVMMTRDRIFAARDPYGFRPLSMGRISNPEGPDTIVFASETCALDLLRAQYEREVKPGELIMVTRDGITSRQYSTGTPQASCIFEHVYFARPDSRIFGRWVQDSREEMGRQLSRESGVPADLVVPVPDSGVTAAIGYAAESGIPFRFGLIRNHYVGRTFIEPEQRVRDFGVKLKLNPVRNLLEGKRIILVDDSIIRGTTSRKIVRMVRAAGAKEVHLRISCPPTISPCFYGVDTPSKKDLIAANNTVEEIRQFIEADSLAYLSLEGLEHACNGGEGNHYCTACYTGVYPTQWVDVDEIQPATAGADPIPAGRK
- a CDS encoding DUF6496 domain-containing protein; this translates as MATTKKRSSAKSTKKKSSTAKKSSTAKKASTKKKASTTKKASTKKKASTRKYGPKASASVEREMKAMKQGKLKSGRSGKKVTSRKQAIAIGLSEARRAGAKVPSKKSK
- a CDS encoding zinc ribbon domain-containing protein: MPLYEYRCKSCGHQFEKIQSFSAPYVKVCPVCKGEVERLISAPAIRFKGSGFYETDYHSKTRNESHTSSPSPAATPSSSAASDASSAKPAAPGTTSSSNTPSGNS